The genome window GGAAAAATCATTTCTTGTTAGTAATACTTGAGCGGGAACAATCCCAAACTTACTTAATTGTTCATTATAGCTTTGAATTAGCAAGCTTTGACCTACTGCTGCTGCTGCCTGTTTCCCTTTCAATGTAACTGGTCTTGAAGGATAGCCGAGTTTTCCAAAGCCCGCAGCCACTGCTCCAGATGATACTAAAAGTACTTCATGCCCATATTCTCTTAATTTTGCAATGCTTGCGATATGGTCACTTAGCTTTGATTGATCGATTGCTCCTTTTGTATTTGTAAGAGAGCTGCTCCCGATTTTTACAACAATTCTTTTCTTCTCCATTTGATTTCCTCCGTACTAAGTTACTCCGAATACACCCAATTAAAAAAGCTCATTTTCATCCTATTAAAAGGACGAAAATGAGCTTTCCGTGGTACCACCTTAATTGAACCAATATAAATATTGATTCCACTTTGTCTGATAACGCAAGAAATGCGCCTACTGTAGTAGGACTTGAGAGGCAGGTTCTGTGTTCTTTCATTATGAAGTCTTTCAGCTTATAAACTTCACTCTCTTTTATGAAAGGTTCTCACATACTAATCCTTTCGCTTCGTTCGATTTTCTTTTTTCTAATTATAAGCAGTTTTCACTATTGTTTCAATCGTTTTTTGAAATTTATAAGAATAGCAAAAAAATTTTTGTTCTATTTGTCAGTAAGTGATTATTCTTTTATCCCGGCCATTTCTTTTTTTAAGGCCCATTTTCTGATTGCATAAGCGACACCATTATCATTATTCGTCAAGGTAACAACATCTGCTGTCTGTTTCACTATATCTTGTGCATTTCCCATTGCCACGCCTATTCCTGCTTCTTTAATCATGCTAATATCATTTAAACTGTCTCCAGCAGCTAGTACTTGATCCATTGTAATATCTAAAAGTTCACATACTTTTTTAAGTCCTTTTGCTTTATTTATACCAAGCGCATTGACTTCAATATTTACTGGGGAAGAATTGCTGATTTCAAAGCATTTTTTCTCGTTTAAACTTGTTAAGACTTGTTCACGAACTTTATCATCTTCTATATGATAGCCAAATTTGAGCCATTCTGATTTATTTATGTCTTCTGGCATTTCATCTACCCAGACTTTCTCACAACTAGCAGCCCACATTTTAGCTTTATGCTGTTGTGCTAATTCCCACATCCATTGAATATTGCTTGCATCGACAAGATTTCTTTCGATTAAATTACCATTCATATCCCATATTTCACTACCATTTACCGTTATTAAATAAGAGTTTAATAACAGACTTTTTGCATGATCTCTACAAGTTGCAATAGTTCGACCAGTACTTAATACAACATGCAGTCCTTGGTCATGGGCCTCTTTAATCGCTTTTTTATTTTCTTCTGGAATTTCTCCTTTTTCATCTAATAAAGTACCATCCATATCTAGTGCGATTAATTTAATCTCTTTGTCTTCTAACCTCTTTGTCATTTTGCTGTTCCTCCTAATGATTATTTTTAGAAGTGATAGCCAAAAAACACGACTGTCAGAATTTCCGTATTCTTAAGCTGTATATTTATCTTTTTTTACCATAACTAGATTTTTGAAACAGAGCATGTTCATGCTATGCTAAATAAACTGTTTGCAATAATCCTCTAAAATTTTTTGCCAATCCACGTAGTAACAAAATTCAAATCATTTCTTCTGACTAACATATTCAACTTCTAAATTTGCCTTTCCTACTCATTACCATAGTATAACGAATAGGGATAAAAAAGTAAAAAATTCCGATAAGTCTAACAAAACTTCATAAAATCATTAGGGTTTTAACAAAATTTTTACCTTATCTTCAACATATGATCGTAACATTTATGAAGATGCTTCCATGCTTCTATTTATGTGTAATTTTTTACTTGAATATACACTATGTAAAACCATTCCAAACATAACTAAACAGATACCAAAAAAACTTAAATGGCTAGGTAATGGGGCAGAAAGAAATAGAACTTCTCCTATTAAGGCAAATAAAACTTCTAATGATTGTGTTGCCTCTACCGCTCCTAATTTAATCAA of Niallia circulans contains these proteins:
- a CDS encoding Cof-type HAD-IIB family hydrolase; translated protein: MTKRLEDKEIKLIALDMDGTLLDEKGEIPEENKKAIKEAHDQGLHVVLSTGRTIATCRDHAKSLLLNSYLITVNGSEIWDMNGNLIERNLVDASNIQWMWELAQQHKAKMWAASCEKVWVDEMPEDINKSEWLKFGYHIEDDKVREQVLTSLNEKKCFEISNSSPVNIEVNALGINKAKGLKKVCELLDITMDQVLAAGDSLNDISMIKEAGIGVAMGNAQDIVKQTADVVTLTNNDNGVAYAIRKWALKKEMAGIKE